AAATTCTTCGCTTTTTCGTTCAAGTCGGCGACGAGGTAAAGGTGGATCAGCCGCTCGTTGAGGTACAAACGGATAAAATGACGGCCGAACTTCCGTCCCCTGCAGCCGGCACGGTGAAGGAAATTTTGGCGGAAACCGGTGACGTAGTGGAAGTGGGCGAAACGTTGTTGACGTTGGAAAGGGTTGGCGGCGAGGAAGCGCGTGAGGACAAAGAAGAGGCATTCGTCGGCAGTGCTGACGAACCGGCTGGGAACGAGAGGACGAAGTCGAAGACGAACACGATGAGGATCCCGCGGACAAAACGCGTACTTGCCGCTCCGTATACACGCAAACTCGCACGCGACAACAATGTAGACATTGAACAACTCACAGGAACGGGACCTGCCGGTCGGGTCACAGATGAAGACGTGATGTCGTTCGTTTCGAAAAAGGAAGCGTCAAGCCGTCAAGTTGATGAGCCGGCCGATTCCGATCGCAAATTCGCGGCTGCGGCAGGAGTGGCGGAGGAGATTCCGTTCCGCGGCCGCAGGAAAGCGATTGCCAAGAAAATGGCGCAATCGGTATACACGATTCCGCACGTGACCCATTTTGACGAAGCGGACGTGACCGACTTGCTCGCTGTCAAGGCGTCGTTGAAAGGTTCAAAACCGGAAAAGAACGCTTCCGCGGCGGCATTTTTTATTAAAGCTTTGCAGCTTGCACTTGCCGAGTTTCCGATCTTTAACGCCAAACTCGATGAAGAAAACGAAGTCATCCGTCTCGAAAAGGGTGTTCATATCGGGCTCGCGACCGATACTGAAGAAGGTTTAATCGTCCCGGTGCTGCGCGATGTGGAACGCAAATCGATTCTCGACATTCATCATGAAATGAAAGAATTGACGCTGAAAGCGAAGGAAAATCGGTTGGCGGCATCGGAAATGACGGGGAGCACGTTCACGATCAGCAATGTCGGGCCGCTCGGAAGTACCGGTGCGACACCGATTATCAATTATCCGGAAGTGGCGTTGATGGCGTTCCACAAGACGAAAAAGATGCCAGTCGTTCGCGGTGAAAACGATGAAATTGCGATTCGCAAAATGATGAACGTGTCGATGACGTTCGATCATAGAGTCGCTGACGGGGCGAAAGCGGTGGCCTTCACAAACCGGTTCATCGAATATGTGGAAAATCCGAATTTGTTGCTCGTGGAGTTGGTGTAAATGGTTGTCGGAGAAATAGCAACGGAACGCGAACTCGTCATTATCGGCGGAGGTCCTGGCGGATATAACGCGGCCATTCGAGCGGCACAGCTCGGTTTGGAAGTCACCCTAATCGAGAAAGGGAATCTCGGCGGCGTATGCTTGAATGAAGGATGCATCCCGTCGAAAGTGTTCACGCATGCGGCAGAGAAAATGTCCGAAGTTTCTCATCTGCAGGAACTGGGTCTCGGTACAGAGAGTTCTTTGATCGACATCAACCAGCTGCAAGATTATAAAACGAAAACGGTAGCCGCGTTGACGAAAGGCGTTCAAAGTCTGTTGAAGCAAAACGGCGTTGAGGTGGTCGAAGGTACGGCTTCGTTTCTTTCGTCCGACCGAATCGCGGTAGAGAACAAAGACCGTTTCGAAGTGTATCGTTTCGAAAAAGCGATTGTTGCTGCCGGCAGCCGGCCGTTGGAAGAATACAA
This genomic interval from Bacillales bacterium contains the following:
- a CDS encoding dihydrolipoamide acetyltransferase family protein, producing MLVKEVKLHDIGEGMTEAEILRFFVQVGDEVKVDQPLVEVQTDKMTAELPSPAAGTVKEILAETGDVVEVGETLLTLERVGGEEAREDKEEAFVGSADEPAGNERTKSKTNTMRIPRTKRVLAAPYTRKLARDNNVDIEQLTGTGPAGRVTDEDVMSFVSKKEASSRQVDEPADSDRKFAAAAGVAEEIPFRGRRKAIAKKMAQSVYTIPHVTHFDEADVTDLLAVKASLKGSKPEKNASAAAFFIKALQLALAEFPIFNAKLDEENEVIRLEKGVHIGLATDTEEGLIVPVLRDVERKSILDIHHEMKELTLKAKENRLAASEMTGSTFTISNVGPLGSTGATPIINYPEVALMAFHKTKKMPVVRGENDEIAIRKMMNVSMTFDHRVADGAKAVAFTNRFIEYVENPNLLLVELV